One window of the Sciurus carolinensis chromosome 8, mSciCar1.2, whole genome shotgun sequence genome contains the following:
- the LOC124991602 gene encoding nuclear transcription factor Y subunit gamma-like isoform X2 encodes MSTEGGFGGTSSSDAQQSLQFWPRVMEEIRNLTVKDFRIQELPLARIKKIMKLDEDVKRNDIAMAITKFDQFDFLREIVPRDELKPPKRQEEVGQSVTPTGPVQYYFTLAQQPTAVQIQGQQQGQQTTSSTTTVQPRQIIITQPQQGQTMQVMQQIITNTGEIQQIPVQLNAGLLQYIRLAQLVSGTQVVQGQIQTLATSAQQITQAEVQQGQQLYQIQQVTIPVGQDLAQPMFIQSANQPSVGQAPQVTGD; translated from the exons ATGTCCACAGAAGGTGGGTTTGGCGGTACTAGTAGCAGTGATGCTCAACAAAGCCTCCAGTTCTGGCCTCGTGTTATGGAAGAAATCCGGAATTTAACAGTGAAAGATTTCCGAATACAGGAACTCCCACTGGCTCGTATTAAGAAGATTATGAAACTGGATGAAGATGTGAAGAGGAATGATATCGCCATGGCAATTACAAAATTTGATCAGTTTGACTTTCTCAGAGAAATTGTTCCAAGagatgaactgaaacctccaaagcGTCAGGAGGAGGTGGGCCAGTCCGTGACTCCTACCGGGCCTGTCCAATACTACTTCACGCTGGCTCAGCAGCCCACTGCTGTCCAAATCCAGGGGCAACAGCAAGGCCAGCAGACCACCAGCTCCACAACCACCGTCCAGCCTAGGCAGATCATCATCACGCAGCCTCAGCAGGGTCAG ACCATGCAAGTGATGCAGCAGATCATCACTAACACAGGAGAGATCCAGCAGATTCCGGTGCAGCTGAATGCTGGCCTACTGCAGTATATCCGCTTAGCCCAGCTTGTATCAGGCACCCAAGTTGTACAGGGACAGATCCAGACTCTTGCCACCAGTGCCCAACAGATCACACAGGCAGAGGTCCAGCAAGGACAGCAGCTCTACCAGATCCAGCAAGTCACCATACCTGTGGGCCAGGACCTCGCCCAGCCCATGTTCATCCAGTCAGCCAACCAGCCCTCCGTCGGGCAGGCCCCCCAGGTGACCGGCGACTGA
- the LOC124991602 gene encoding nuclear transcription factor Y subunit gamma-like isoform X1, with protein MSTEGGFGGTSSSDAQQSLQFWPRVMEEIRNLTVKDFRIQELPLARIKKIMKLDEDVKRNDIAMAITKFDQFDFLREIVPRDELKPPKRQEEVGQSVTPTGPVQYYFTLAQQPTAVQIQGQQQGQQTTSSTTTVQPRQIIITQPQQGQLLFQTTTPVTMQVGEGQQVQIVQAQPQGQTQQAQSGTGHTMQVMQQIITNTGEIQQIPVQLNAGLLQYIRLAQLVSGTQVVQGQIQTLATSAQQITQAEVQQGQQLYQIQQVTIPVGQDLAQPMFIQSANQPSVGQAPQVTGD; from the exons ATGTCCACAGAAGGTGGGTTTGGCGGTACTAGTAGCAGTGATGCTCAACAAAGCCTCCAGTTCTGGCCTCGTGTTATGGAAGAAATCCGGAATTTAACAGTGAAAGATTTCCGAATACAGGAACTCCCACTGGCTCGTATTAAGAAGATTATGAAACTGGATGAAGATGTGAAGAGGAATGATATCGCCATGGCAATTACAAAATTTGATCAGTTTGACTTTCTCAGAGAAATTGTTCCAAGagatgaactgaaacctccaaagcGTCAGGAGGAGGTGGGCCAGTCCGTGACTCCTACCGGGCCTGTCCAATACTACTTCACGCTGGCTCAGCAGCCCACTGCTGTCCAAATCCAGGGGCAACAGCAAGGCCAGCAGACCACCAGCTCCACAACCACCGTCCAGCCTAGGCAGATCATCATCACGCAGCCTCAGCAGGGTCAGCTTTTATTTCAGACA ACCACACCAGTGACAATGCAGGTAGGAGAAGGTCAACAGGTGCAGATTGTCCAGGCCCAACCTCAGGGTCAAACCCAGCAGGCCCAGAGTGGCACTGGACATACCATGCAAGTGATGCAGCAGATCATCACTAACACAGGAGAGATCCAGCAGATTCCGGTGCAGCTGAATGCTGGCCTACTGCAGTATATCCGCTTAGCCCAGCTTGTATCAGGCACCCAAGTTGTACAGGGACAGATCCAGACTCTTGCCACCAGTGCCCAACAGATCACACAGGCAGAGGTCCAGCAAGGACAGCAGCTCTACCAGATCCAGCAAGTCACCATACCTGTGGGCCAGGACCTCGCCCAGCCCATGTTCATCCAGTCAGCCAACCAGCCCTCCGTCGGGCAGGCCCCCCAGGTGACCGGCGACTGA